In a single window of the Oecophyllibacter saccharovorans genome:
- a CDS encoding mitochondrial fission ELM1 family protein: MTAQPGWRKHALIVAEDFAGMHAQGQGLAERAAMSWSFHAVPQRVKSRLPLHWLRAQSGRKKADGFHFDPVPDLVISIGGRGGDLGRQIGRACGVPVVQIQDPRRHRQDFSLVIANAHDAVKGDNVIEVRTALHDMTPARLAAAREKWEARLRVGGEKLLGVLLGGTNGRYRFGEPEALALGRRIRVFLERTGMGCALVPSRRTSPQALRVMAAELSGTKCRIWQGQGADNPYVGVLSCADMLAVTVDSVSMISEAVATTAPVGLLALPGRSRRLSAFAATLKGLGRVQDFGGKNFENMSFSTVAHERVDDTSLAAREMCRRLFGAGFS, encoded by the coding sequence ATGACTGCACAGCCCGGGTGGCGGAAACATGCCCTGATCGTGGCGGAAGATTTTGCCGGAATGCATGCTCAGGGGCAGGGCCTGGCAGAACGGGCCGCCATGAGCTGGAGCTTTCACGCTGTGCCCCAAAGAGTGAAATCCCGCCTGCCCCTGCATTGGCTCAGAGCGCAATCAGGAAGAAAAAAGGCGGATGGGTTTCATTTTGACCCTGTACCTGACCTGGTCATCAGCATCGGCGGCAGGGGAGGTGATCTGGGACGCCAGATCGGTCGGGCGTGTGGGGTGCCGGTCGTGCAGATACAGGATCCACGCCGGCATCGGCAGGATTTTTCCCTGGTGATCGCCAATGCGCATGACGCAGTAAAAGGCGATAACGTCATTGAAGTGCGCACTGCGCTGCATGACATGACCCCCGCGCGCCTGGCCGCAGCACGGGAAAAATGGGAGGCGCGCTTGCGGGTGGGTGGGGAAAAGCTCCTGGGCGTTCTCCTGGGCGGCACCAATGGACGGTACCGCTTCGGTGAACCCGAAGCCCTGGCGCTGGGAAGACGTATCAGGGTTTTCCTGGAGCGGACAGGCATGGGATGCGCCCTGGTGCCTTCACGCCGCACCAGCCCGCAGGCACTCCGGGTAATGGCTGCAGAACTGTCTGGGACGAAGTGCAGGATATGGCAGGGACAGGGGGCGGATAATCCTTATGTCGGCGTGCTAAGCTGTGCGGACATGCTGGCCGTAACCGTGGACAGTGTTTCGATGATATCGGAGGCTGTTGCCACCACCGCGCCTGTGGGGCTGCTGGCGCTGCCGGGCCGTTCCAGGCGGCTTAGCGCTTTTGCCGCAACGTTGAAGGGCCTTGGAAGAGTGCAGGATTTTGGCGGAAAGAATTTCGAAAACATGAGTTTTTCGACAGTTGCCCATGAAAGGGTTGACGATACGAGTTTGGCGGCCCGAGAAATGTGCCGTCGTTTGTTTGGCGCGGGCTTCTCCTGA